The following are from one region of the Falco biarmicus isolate bFalBia1 chromosome 1, bFalBia1.pri, whole genome shotgun sequence genome:
- the ZGRF1 gene encoding protein ZGRF1 isoform X7 — MASQEFTVLYTHQKMKKSKTWQDGILRITTGRNKAILFDDKGQCLESIFVKSQVNAGDNLEGERYLITVEAVKLNEKSFEDQPRKAEAPAVNRNGVKPGVLPPRHLSVGLKRKFTGFQGPRQVGKKILAMEDGLKSMTLPLSKQCQGTLSSKFYVTSPLFSTVSKKDTETNMFADFHEDVCMGNDTEHMSVSSLLSAPFLDRCEKAEKQNSDQSIVKPEPSQITGDTKSSSQTAGHRAASGNIRSTAQIIALLKSKPTQGCREQTPAVTECLSRFQASGNTGSLHKSTILHGFSGNSAKRLMQNIQDLPFTKGTVNDKKEWNAEMLLNSSEQPCVKEVTRHDKEADNLSHDLQDPCNTNSCFLPESIVSRMSDSQFVLSSGDVSCSASPITSEKKHSRYRGRSVTSSPKEDSSVKLQSELQPRQNPGEPSDLQLSEDLTLTETGIVKEELSTHGKDCGLGEQMMEVNFSLLEAFDFNDTNNEDLCERDVSKLTEGGMLSQSPDCLTEDDVAQNAALRLHSCCQVVTHSKNGEVKCSTSDGENDGNPCAGVMPSQLCDSDVGDTGTIAEDSANQTRFEVELLDDGCNIKEINEGQLNTEGTNKKDLDGCAVCTVNGMSQIKSKHSDLFPGDVNVNECHPKLSTFEKTGSISCISTSRITSAVDKKTEDDVIQLGCLKSPDVDLERFWGTKTDDIKPAIKQFTEIPYSESIQASSGSYFDSSGLMPVVFQGHQVKGSAASEIMLRAPCSQLGWQQYQDNTEFAAERFLSPLFSSNYVLSDFRESPGSRSPHEGDIREENFEKQSNVIEESRIDQSPLALNMYSEVLPRTVSDSISHSDLRQTQWTSWEPDKVISSVELTSPLNPDSTFSPASGSGETIGDMQEPLIHRMLPTQEKSSYPGECNLSRFKRPVKTRARVPFVSLPATEKVPDAVYPTDSEEVQQSFESSVVNLCNESAVFPISAFGPGDRNYETSVFGEYTEDEQREFVQSVFPNLTSQYRQSKWLKYQNMAQCDLIAQNSDDSEVTDDICAENVLGMLLGDTGESSAVNKSAPGSACLLTAKSMLDKCCANTSKEDFISERKLLSLHLSQTPLAEATQKVLSHLSCYTVTGYGQDITISELSFPNVDKVKYADLPKRKISIPTVFESHVHYKQIFKAALTEQLNIMLFGLSQRLHKALSKVDVSFYTSLKDGQSMSKESCVPLCSHMRPAKLVMVKKEGQNKGRLFYTCDAPKSEQCLFFKWIEDVNPSQIKSRPSAVLHDMKSVGTYLRSQNIALYEGCQLLVRKAFEVQAQRCSKFKKFMNTPDRFDGDSKKKLYLKLSRKEHYSFYSKDDIWVISKTLNFDPLDTFIASSAFFGPSSNNEVELLPLKGYCPSNWRSNMIVHALLVCNASGELTALRNMEEHFNPSTLPLMPYLLKMNFRSENATNRVNKRKFIPPAINLKRTMTYGPVSTEVAMELAKKMIQTFLLNPDQATSLIRIAQMMTSCENLKPVEEHQILPITIIHGVFGAGKSYLLSVVILFLVQLFESSEATKGPRPAQWKLLIASSTNVAIDRILQGLLDLGFEDFIRVGSIRKITKAILPHSLHAGSGNDNEQLKELLALMKEDLTPTEKMYVRKSIEQHKLGTNKTILQQVKVVGVTCAACPFPCLNALKFPVVMLDECSQITEPASLLPIARFQCEKLVLVGDPKQLPPTIQGSESVHEKGLEQTLFDRLCLMGHKTILLRTQYRCHPAISAIANELFYEGNLIDGVSEKDRSPLLDWLPTLCFYNVNGVEQIERDNSFYNMAEVHFAVKLIQALVASGIKGSAIGLITLYKSQMCKTQNLVSDIHSEAFELKAVQVSTVDAFQGAEKEIIVLSCVRTRQIGFIDSEKRMNVALTRAKRHLLIVGNLACLSRNRLWGRVIHHCKGWENGLQHASQCEQQLNEILTCYLEKREEEAQKN, encoded by the exons ATGGCTTCTCAAGAATTTACT GTGTTATATACTcaccaaaaaatgaaaaaatcaaaaACGTGGCAAGATGGAATTCTGAGGATTACAACTGGCAGAAATAAG GCTATCTTGTTTGATGATAAAGGACAATGTTTGGAGAGTATTTTTGTGAAATCTCAG GTGAATGCTGGAGATAATTTAGAAGGTGAACGATATTTGATCACAGTGGAAGCAGTAAAATTGaatgaaaaatcttttgaagATCAgccaaggaaagcagaagctcCAGCAGTGAATAGAAATGGTGTAAAACCTGGTGTTCTGCCTCCACGACATCTGTCTGTTGGCTTGAAAAGGAAGTTTACA GGTTTCCAAGGGCCACGCCaagttggaaagaaaatactagCAATGGAAGACGGATTAAAATCAATGACGTTACCTTTATCTAAGCAGTGTCAGGGTACTTTGTCATCCAAGTTTTATGTTACCTCTCCATTATTTTCTACAGTTTCTAAGAAGGATACAGAAACAAATATGTTTGCAGACTTTCATGAAGATGTGTGTATGGGTAACGATACAGAGCACATGTCTGTCTCCTCACTGCTTTCTGCTCCATTTCTTGACAGATGTGAGAAGGCAGAGAAGCAAAACTCTGATCAGTCCATTGTGAAGCCAGAACCTTCTCAAATTACTGGGGACACCAAATCTAGTAGTCAGACAGCTGGTCACAGGGCAGCTTCAGGCAACATAAGGAGCACAGCACAGATAATTGCTCTTTTGAAGTCTAAACCAACGCAAGGATGCAGAGAGCAAACACCCGCAGTCACAGAATGCCTTTCTAGGTTTCAGGCATCAGGAAACACAGGTAGCTTACATAAGAGCACAATCCTGCATGGTTTTTCAGGCAACAGTGCCAAAAGACTCATGCAAAATATTCAGGACCTGCCTTTTACGAAGGGAACTGTAAATGATAAAAAGGAATGGAATGCTGAAATGCTTCTAAATTCATCTGAACAACCTTGTGTTAAAGAAGTCACAAGACATGACAAAGAGGCAGATAATTTAAGTCACGACTTACAAGATCCCTGCAATACAAATAGTTGCTTCCTACCTGAATCCATTGTAAGTAGAATGAGTGACAGTCAGTTTGTCCTATCCTCAGGTGACGTTTCATGTTCAGCAAGTCCAAtcacctctgaaaaaaaacactcCAGATACAGAGGACGTTCAGTGACTAGCAGTCCTAAGGAGGATTCATCTGTGAAGTTGCAAAGTGAGCTTCAGCCCAGACAAAATCCAGGAGAGCCTAGTGATCTGCAGCTCTCTGAGGACTTAACATTGACTGAAACTGGAATTGTAAAGGAGGAATTAAGTACACATGGCAAAGACTGTGGTCTGGGTGAACAGATGATGGAGGTTAACTTCAGTCTACTGGAGGCTTTTGATTTTAATGACACCAACAATGAAGACCTGTGTGAAAGAGATGTGAGTAAACTCACTGAAGGAGGCATGCTTTCACAAAGTCCAGATTGCTTAACAGAAGATGATGTAGCACAAAATGCTGCACTGAGGCTTCATTCTTGCTGTCAAGTAGTGACGCACAGTAAAAATGGAGAAGTCAAATGTTCAACATCTGATGGAGAGAATGATGGAAATCCCTGCGCTGGGGTTATGCCATCTCAGCTTTGCGACAGCGATGTCGGAGATACAGGGACAATTGCAGAAGACTCTGCAAACCAGACCAGATTTGAAGTGGAACTTTTGGATGATGGATGcaacataaaagaaattaatgaaggCCAATTAAATACTGAAGGCACAAACAAGAAGGATCTTGATGGCTGTGCAGTGTGTACCGTTAATGGCATGTCACAGATAAAAAGCAAGCACTCTGATCTCTTTCCTGGAGACGTAAATGTTAATGAATGTCACCCTAAACTGAGTACGTTTGAGAAAACTGGAAgtatttcatgtatttctaCCAGCAGAATAACTTCTGCAGTGGACAAAAAGACCGAAGATGATGTTATACAGCTTGGATGCCTGAAATCCCCAGATGTTGATTTAGAGCGCTTCTGGGGTACTAAGACTGATGACATTAAACCAG CTATAAAACAGTTTACGGAAATACCTTACTCAGAAAGTATACAGGCATCTTCCGGTTCATACTTTGATTCTTCTGGCCTTATG CCTGTTGTGTTTCAAGGGCACCAAGTAAAAGGATCAGCAGCTAGTGAGATAATGTTGagagctccctgctcccagctagGATGGCAGCAGTACCAAGATAATACAGAGTTTGCAGCTGAGAGATTTTTGTCACCCCTGTTTTCAAGCAATTATGTCTTGTCTGACTTCAGAGAg TCTCCAGGTTCAAGAAGTCCTCATGAGGGTGATATCAGAGAAgagaattttgaaaagcagtctAATGTTATTGAAGAGTCAAGAATAGATCAGTCCC CGTTGGCATTGAATATGTATTCTGAAGTTCTACCACGGACAGTGTCAGACTCAATTTCACATTCTGATTTGAGACAAACACAGTGGACTTCATGGGAACCTGACAAG GTGATATCATCAGTGGAACTGACTTCCCCGCTTAATCCAGACTCTACATTTTCTCCAGCTTCAGGAAGTGGGGAAACTATTGGAGATATGCAAGAGCCTCTGATACACAGGATGTTGCCAA CACAGGAGAAATCCAGCTATCCAGGGGAATGCAACCTCTCAAGATTCAAACGCCCAGTTAAAACACGAGCTCGAGTTCCGTTTGTCAGTCTTCCTGCCACTGAGAAGGTTCCCGATGCAGTTTATCCAACTGACAGTGAGGAGGTCCAGCAATCTTTTGAGTCTTCAGTAGTCAATTTATGCAACGAGTCAGCGGTATTTCCTATTAGTGCTTTTGGCCCTGGGGACAGAAATTATGAAACCTCTGTGTTTGGAGAGTATACGGAAGATGAACAAAGGGAGTTTGTACAATCAGTATTCCCTAATTTGACTTCACAATATAGACAAAGCAAGTGGCTAAAATATCAAAACATGGCTCAGTGTGACTTGATAGCTCAAAATAGTGATGATAGCGAAGTGACTGATGACATCTGTGCTGAGAATGTCCTTGGAATGCTGCTGGGTGATACAGGAGAGAGCAGTGCCGTGAATAAAAGCGCTCCCGGCTCTGCATGTCTACTGACAGCAAAGAGCATGCTTGATAAATGCTGTGCAAATACCAGCAAGGAAGATTTCATTTCAGAGAGGAAGTTACTTTCTCTGCACTTAAGTCAGACACCTTTGGCTGAAGCAACACAAAAGGTGTTAAGTCATCTGAGCTGCTACACTGTAACAGGATACGGCCAG gACATAACAATTTCTGAGTTGTCTTTTCCTAATGTGGATAAAGTAAAATATGCTGATCTTCCTAAAAGAAAGATTTCCATACCAACTGTTTTTGAGTCTCATGTTCActacaaacagatttttaaagctgctctgACAG AGCAATTAAACATAATGCTATTTGGGTTGTCACAAAGATTACACAAAGCTCTTTCAAAAGTGGATGTATCATTTTACACATCACTGAAAGATGGGCAAAGCATGAGCAAAGAAAGCTGCGTTCCACTCTGCAGTCACATGCGTCCTGCTAAGCTTGTTATGGTTAAAAAAGAAGGTCAAAACAAG gGTCGTTTGTTCTATACCTGTGATGCCCCAAAATCTGagcagtgtttgtttttcaagtggATAGAAGATGTGAACCCCTCGCAGATAAAATCCAGACCTAGTGCAGTGCTTCATGATATGAAAAGTGTTGGGACATACCTCAGAAGTCAAAATATTGCTCTCTATGAGGGATGCCAGCTCTTGGTGAG GAAAGCCTTTGAAGTTCAAGCACAACGGTGTAGTAAGTTCAAGAAATTTATGAATACACCTGATAGATTTGATGGTGATTCCAAAAAAAAGTTGTACCTCAAACTAAGTAGAAAGGAGCATTATTCTTTCTATAGCAAAG ATGATATTTGGGTTATTTCGAAGACTTTGAATTTTGATCCTCTTGATACTTTCATTGCAAGTAGTGCTTTCTTTGGACCATCCTCCAACAATGAAGTGGAATTACTACCACTGAAAGGCTACTGTCCCTCAAACTGGCGATCAAATA TGATTGTTCATGCCTTGCTGGTTTGTAATGCTAGTGGTGAGCTTACAGCTTTAAGGAATATGGAGGAGCACTTCAATCCATCTACGTTACCACTAATGCCATATCTATTAAAGAT GAATTTTCGTTCTGAAAATGCTACTAATAGagtcaacaaaagaaaatttattccaCCTGCCATCAACCTGAAACGCACAATGACGTATGGACCCGTCAGCACTGAAGTGGCAATGGAACTAGCTAAAAAGATGATCCAAACGTTCTTGTTGAACCCAGATCAAGCTACATCACTGATTCGGATAGCTCAGATGATGACCTCATGTGAAAATCTCAAACCAGTGGAAGAACACCAGATCTTGCCTATCACAATTATACATG GTGTTTTTGGAGCTGGCAAGAGCTATCTGCTGTCTGTTGTGATTTTGTTCTTAGTACAGCTCTTTGAAAGTAGTGAAGCTACCAAGGGTCCAAGGCCAGCTCAGTGGAAACTTCTGATTGCTTCTTCCACTAATGTTGCCATAGACAGGATACTGCAGGG TCTACTTGATCTTGGATTTGAGGATTTTATCAGAGTGGGAAGTATTAGGAAAATCACCAAAGCAATTCTTCCCCATAG tTTACATGCTGGCTCAGGAAACGATAATGAGCAGTTAAAAGAGCTGCTTGCTCTCATGAAAGAAGATTTAACTCCAACTGAAAAAATGTATGTAAGGAAGAGTATCGAGCAACATAAACTGGGGACCAATAAAACTATACTGCAACAG GTAAAAGTGGTTGGAGTGACCTGTGCTGCCTGCCCGTTCCCTTGTCTGAATGCTCTTAAGTTTCCTGTAGTGATGCTGGATGAGTGCAGTCAGATAACCGAAcctgcttctctccttcctATTGCAAG GTTTCAGTGTGAAAAGCTAGTCCTTGTTGGAGACCCTAAGCAATTACCACCAACTATTCAAGGGTCTGAGAGTGTTCATGAAAAGGGATTGGAGCAGACTCTCTTTGACCGGCTTTGCTTAATG GGACATAAAACAATACTTCTTCGGACACAGTACCGATGTCACCCTGCTATTAGTGCCATAGCCAACGAGCTGTTCTACGAAGGAAATCTGATAGATGGTGTTTCCGAGAAAGATAGAAGTCCTTTATTGGATTGGCTTCCAACACTATGTTTTTATAATGTTAACGGGGTAGAGCAA ATTGAAAGAGACAACAGCTTTTATAACATGGCAGAAGTTCATTTTGCAGTCAAGCTCATCCAGGCTCTAGTTGCAAGTGGAATAAAAGGATCTGCAATTGGTCTGATTACTCTTTATAAATCACAGATGTGTAAG ACTCAGAATTTGGTTAGCGACATACACTCTGAGGCTTTTGAACTTAAAGCTGTCCAGGTGTCCACTGTAGATGCATTCCAAGGAGCTGAGAAGGAGATCATTGTTCTGTCGTGTGTAAGAACAAGACAAATTGGGTTCATCGACTCAGAAAAGAGGATGAACGTTGCACTGACGAGAGCAAAGAGGCACCTGTTGATTGTTGGAAATCTGGCCTGTTTAAGTAGGAACAGACTGTGGGGAAGAGTAATTCATCACTGCAAAG GATGGGAAAATGGATTGCAACATGCAAGCCAGTGTGAGCAGCAGCTAAACGAAATTCTTACATGTTACTTGGAGAAACGGgaggaagaagcacagaaaaattaa
- the ZGRF1 gene encoding protein ZGRF1 isoform X12, with protein sequence MASQEFTVLYTHQKMKKSKTWQDGILRITTGRNKAILFDDKGQCLESIFVKSQVNAGDNLEGERYLITVEAVKLNEKSFEDQPRKAEAPAVNRNGVKPGVLPPRHLSVGLKRKFTGFQGPRQVGKKILAMEDGLKSMTLPLSKQCQGTLSSKFYVTSPLFSTVSKKDTETNMFADFHEDVCMGNDTEHMSVSSLLSAPFLDRCEKAEKQNSDQSIVKPEPSQITGDTKSSSQTAGHRAASGNIRSTAQIIALLKSKPTQGCREQTPAVTECLSRFQASGNTGSLHKSTILHGFSGNSAKRLMQNIQDLPFTKGTVNDKKEWNAEMLLNSSEQPCVKEVTRHDKEADNLSHDLQDPCNTNSCFLPESIVSRMSDSQFVLSSGDVSCSASPITSEKKHSRYRGRSVTSSPKEDSSVKLQSELQPRQNPGEPSDLQLSEDLTLTETGIVKEELSTHGKDCGLGEQMMEVNFSLLEAFDFNDTNNEDLCERDVSKLTEGGMLSQSPDCLTEDDVAQNAALRLHSCCQVVTHSKNGEVKCSTSDGENDGNPCAGVMPSQLCDSDVGDTGTIAEDSANQTRFEVELLDDGCNIKEINEGQLNTEGTNKKDLDGCAVCTVNGMSQIKSKHSDLFPGDVNVNECHPKLSTFEKTGSISCISTSRITSAVDKKTEDDVIQLGCLKSPDVDLERFWGTKTDDIKPGSPLLALSQNLDPSYGSFQYIADHQDVFGVSHREDALISRSSVCPLGKGHSSLHETEIDENDFESLESINASQEACKGERIGTDCLKCMAMADNSSDLPDLVNNITLLRALTQHSTALESLQKIEENNSTLYEAETSKEIFEHLVKAKAIKQFTEIPYSESIQASSGSYFDSSGLMPVVFQGHQVKGSAASEIMLRAPCSQLGWQQYQDNTEFAAERFLSPLFSSNYVLSDFRESPGSRSPHEGDIREENFEKQSNVIEESRIDQSPLALNMYSEVLPRTVSDSISHSDLRQTQWTSWEPDKVISSVELTSPLNPDSTFSPASGSGETIGDMQEPLIHRMLPTQEKSSYPGECNLSRFKRPVKTRARVPFVSLPATEKVPDAVYPTDSEEVQQSFESSVVNLCNESAVFPISAFGPGDRNYETSVFGEYTEDEQREFVQSVFPNLTSQYRQSKWLKYQNMAQCDLIAQNSDDSEVTDDICAENVLGMLLGDTGESSAVNKSAPGSACLLTAKSMLDKCCANTSKEDFISERKLLSLHLSQTPLAEATQKVLSHLSCYTVTGYGQDITISELSFPNVDKVKYADLPKRKISIPTVFESHVHYKQIFKAALTEQLNIMLFGLSQRLHKALSKVDVSFYTSLKDGQSMSKESCVPLCSHMRPAKLVMVKKEGQNKGRLFYTCDAPKSEQCLFFKWIEDVNPSQIKSRPSAVLHDMKSVGTYLRSQNIALYEGCQLLVRKAFEVQAQRCSKFKKFMNTPDRFDGDSKKKLYLKLSRKEHYSFYSKDDIWVISKTLNFDPLDTFIASSAFFGPSSNNEVELLPLKGYCPSNWRSNMIVHALLVCNASGELTALRNMEEHFNPSTLPLMPYLLKMNFRSENATNRVNKRKFIPPAINLKRTMTYGPVSTEVAMELAKKMIQTFLLNPDQATSLIRIAQMMTSCENLKPVEEHQILPITIIHGVFGAGKSYLLSVVILFLVQLFESSEATKGPRPAQWKLLIASSTNVAIDRILQGLLDLGFEDFIRVGSIRKITKAILPHR encoded by the exons ATGGCTTCTCAAGAATTTACT GTGTTATATACTcaccaaaaaatgaaaaaatcaaaaACGTGGCAAGATGGAATTCTGAGGATTACAACTGGCAGAAATAAG GCTATCTTGTTTGATGATAAAGGACAATGTTTGGAGAGTATTTTTGTGAAATCTCAG GTGAATGCTGGAGATAATTTAGAAGGTGAACGATATTTGATCACAGTGGAAGCAGTAAAATTGaatgaaaaatcttttgaagATCAgccaaggaaagcagaagctcCAGCAGTGAATAGAAATGGTGTAAAACCTGGTGTTCTGCCTCCACGACATCTGTCTGTTGGCTTGAAAAGGAAGTTTACA GGTTTCCAAGGGCCACGCCaagttggaaagaaaatactagCAATGGAAGACGGATTAAAATCAATGACGTTACCTTTATCTAAGCAGTGTCAGGGTACTTTGTCATCCAAGTTTTATGTTACCTCTCCATTATTTTCTACAGTTTCTAAGAAGGATACAGAAACAAATATGTTTGCAGACTTTCATGAAGATGTGTGTATGGGTAACGATACAGAGCACATGTCTGTCTCCTCACTGCTTTCTGCTCCATTTCTTGACAGATGTGAGAAGGCAGAGAAGCAAAACTCTGATCAGTCCATTGTGAAGCCAGAACCTTCTCAAATTACTGGGGACACCAAATCTAGTAGTCAGACAGCTGGTCACAGGGCAGCTTCAGGCAACATAAGGAGCACAGCACAGATAATTGCTCTTTTGAAGTCTAAACCAACGCAAGGATGCAGAGAGCAAACACCCGCAGTCACAGAATGCCTTTCTAGGTTTCAGGCATCAGGAAACACAGGTAGCTTACATAAGAGCACAATCCTGCATGGTTTTTCAGGCAACAGTGCCAAAAGACTCATGCAAAATATTCAGGACCTGCCTTTTACGAAGGGAACTGTAAATGATAAAAAGGAATGGAATGCTGAAATGCTTCTAAATTCATCTGAACAACCTTGTGTTAAAGAAGTCACAAGACATGACAAAGAGGCAGATAATTTAAGTCACGACTTACAAGATCCCTGCAATACAAATAGTTGCTTCCTACCTGAATCCATTGTAAGTAGAATGAGTGACAGTCAGTTTGTCCTATCCTCAGGTGACGTTTCATGTTCAGCAAGTCCAAtcacctctgaaaaaaaacactcCAGATACAGAGGACGTTCAGTGACTAGCAGTCCTAAGGAGGATTCATCTGTGAAGTTGCAAAGTGAGCTTCAGCCCAGACAAAATCCAGGAGAGCCTAGTGATCTGCAGCTCTCTGAGGACTTAACATTGACTGAAACTGGAATTGTAAAGGAGGAATTAAGTACACATGGCAAAGACTGTGGTCTGGGTGAACAGATGATGGAGGTTAACTTCAGTCTACTGGAGGCTTTTGATTTTAATGACACCAACAATGAAGACCTGTGTGAAAGAGATGTGAGTAAACTCACTGAAGGAGGCATGCTTTCACAAAGTCCAGATTGCTTAACAGAAGATGATGTAGCACAAAATGCTGCACTGAGGCTTCATTCTTGCTGTCAAGTAGTGACGCACAGTAAAAATGGAGAAGTCAAATGTTCAACATCTGATGGAGAGAATGATGGAAATCCCTGCGCTGGGGTTATGCCATCTCAGCTTTGCGACAGCGATGTCGGAGATACAGGGACAATTGCAGAAGACTCTGCAAACCAGACCAGATTTGAAGTGGAACTTTTGGATGATGGATGcaacataaaagaaattaatgaaggCCAATTAAATACTGAAGGCACAAACAAGAAGGATCTTGATGGCTGTGCAGTGTGTACCGTTAATGGCATGTCACAGATAAAAAGCAAGCACTCTGATCTCTTTCCTGGAGACGTAAATGTTAATGAATGTCACCCTAAACTGAGTACGTTTGAGAAAACTGGAAgtatttcatgtatttctaCCAGCAGAATAACTTCTGCAGTGGACAAAAAGACCGAAGATGATGTTATACAGCTTGGATGCCTGAAATCCCCAGATGTTGATTTAGAGCGCTTCTGGGGTACTAAGACTGATGACATTAAACCAGGTAGTCCTTTGCTGGCTTTGTCACAAAACTTAGATCCTAGCTATGGCTCATTCCAATATATTGCAGACCACCAAGACGTGTTTGGTGTTTCACATAGGGAAGATGCTTTAATTTCCAGAAGTTCTGTCTGTCCTTTAGGAAAAGGCCATTCATCTCTACACGAAACAGAAATAGATGAAAATGACTTTGAAAGTTTAGAGAGCATAAATGCCTCTCAGGAAGCCTGCAAAGGTGAAAGAATAGGAACGGATTGCCTGAAATGCATGGCAATGGCTGACAATTCATCAGATCTTCCTGATTTGGTAAACAATATCACTCTTCTAAGAGCTTTGACTCAACATAGCACAGCATTAGAAAGCTTACAAAAGATTGAGGAAAATAATAGCACATTATATGAAGCAGAGACTTCTAAAGAGATATTTGAACACCTTGTGAAGGCTAAAG CTATAAAACAGTTTACGGAAATACCTTACTCAGAAAGTATACAGGCATCTTCCGGTTCATACTTTGATTCTTCTGGCCTTATG CCTGTTGTGTTTCAAGGGCACCAAGTAAAAGGATCAGCAGCTAGTGAGATAATGTTGagagctccctgctcccagctagGATGGCAGCAGTACCAAGATAATACAGAGTTTGCAGCTGAGAGATTTTTGTCACCCCTGTTTTCAAGCAATTATGTCTTGTCTGACTTCAGAGAg TCTCCAGGTTCAAGAAGTCCTCATGAGGGTGATATCAGAGAAgagaattttgaaaagcagtctAATGTTATTGAAGAGTCAAGAATAGATCAGTCCC CGTTGGCATTGAATATGTATTCTGAAGTTCTACCACGGACAGTGTCAGACTCAATTTCACATTCTGATTTGAGACAAACACAGTGGACTTCATGGGAACCTGACAAG GTGATATCATCAGTGGAACTGACTTCCCCGCTTAATCCAGACTCTACATTTTCTCCAGCTTCAGGAAGTGGGGAAACTATTGGAGATATGCAAGAGCCTCTGATACACAGGATGTTGCCAA CACAGGAGAAATCCAGCTATCCAGGGGAATGCAACCTCTCAAGATTCAAACGCCCAGTTAAAACACGAGCTCGAGTTCCGTTTGTCAGTCTTCCTGCCACTGAGAAGGTTCCCGATGCAGTTTATCCAACTGACAGTGAGGAGGTCCAGCAATCTTTTGAGTCTTCAGTAGTCAATTTATGCAACGAGTCAGCGGTATTTCCTATTAGTGCTTTTGGCCCTGGGGACAGAAATTATGAAACCTCTGTGTTTGGAGAGTATACGGAAGATGAACAAAGGGAGTTTGTACAATCAGTATTCCCTAATTTGACTTCACAATATAGACAAAGCAAGTGGCTAAAATATCAAAACATGGCTCAGTGTGACTTGATAGCTCAAAATAGTGATGATAGCGAAGTGACTGATGACATCTGTGCTGAGAATGTCCTTGGAATGCTGCTGGGTGATACAGGAGAGAGCAGTGCCGTGAATAAAAGCGCTCCCGGCTCTGCATGTCTACTGACAGCAAAGAGCATGCTTGATAAATGCTGTGCAAATACCAGCAAGGAAGATTTCATTTCAGAGAGGAAGTTACTTTCTCTGCACTTAAGTCAGACACCTTTGGCTGAAGCAACACAAAAGGTGTTAAGTCATCTGAGCTGCTACACTGTAACAGGATACGGCCAG gACATAACAATTTCTGAGTTGTCTTTTCCTAATGTGGATAAAGTAAAATATGCTGATCTTCCTAAAAGAAAGATTTCCATACCAACTGTTTTTGAGTCTCATGTTCActacaaacagatttttaaagctgctctgACAG AGCAATTAAACATAATGCTATTTGGGTTGTCACAAAGATTACACAAAGCTCTTTCAAAAGTGGATGTATCATTTTACACATCACTGAAAGATGGGCAAAGCATGAGCAAAGAAAGCTGCGTTCCACTCTGCAGTCACATGCGTCCTGCTAAGCTTGTTATGGTTAAAAAAGAAGGTCAAAACAAG gGTCGTTTGTTCTATACCTGTGATGCCCCAAAATCTGagcagtgtttgtttttcaagtggATAGAAGATGTGAACCCCTCGCAGATAAAATCCAGACCTAGTGCAGTGCTTCATGATATGAAAAGTGTTGGGACATACCTCAGAAGTCAAAATATTGCTCTCTATGAGGGATGCCAGCTCTTGGTGAG GAAAGCCTTTGAAGTTCAAGCACAACGGTGTAGTAAGTTCAAGAAATTTATGAATACACCTGATAGATTTGATGGTGATTCCAAAAAAAAGTTGTACCTCAAACTAAGTAGAAAGGAGCATTATTCTTTCTATAGCAAAG ATGATATTTGGGTTATTTCGAAGACTTTGAATTTTGATCCTCTTGATACTTTCATTGCAAGTAGTGCTTTCTTTGGACCATCCTCCAACAATGAAGTGGAATTACTACCACTGAAAGGCTACTGTCCCTCAAACTGGCGATCAAATA TGATTGTTCATGCCTTGCTGGTTTGTAATGCTAGTGGTGAGCTTACAGCTTTAAGGAATATGGAGGAGCACTTCAATCCATCTACGTTACCACTAATGCCATATCTATTAAAGAT GAATTTTCGTTCTGAAAATGCTACTAATAGagtcaacaaaagaaaatttattccaCCTGCCATCAACCTGAAACGCACAATGACGTATGGACCCGTCAGCACTGAAGTGGCAATGGAACTAGCTAAAAAGATGATCCAAACGTTCTTGTTGAACCCAGATCAAGCTACATCACTGATTCGGATAGCTCAGATGATGACCTCATGTGAAAATCTCAAACCAGTGGAAGAACACCAGATCTTGCCTATCACAATTATACATG GTGTTTTTGGAGCTGGCAAGAGCTATCTGCTGTCTGTTGTGATTTTGTTCTTAGTACAGCTCTTTGAAAGTAGTGAAGCTACCAAGGGTCCAAGGCCAGCTCAGTGGAAACTTCTGATTGCTTCTTCCACTAATGTTGCCATAGACAGGATACTGCAGGG TCTACTTGATCTTGGATTTGAGGATTTTATCAGAGTGGGAAGTATTAGGAAAATCACCAAAGCAATTCTTCCCCATAG GTAA